Genomic DNA from Mobula birostris isolate sMobBir1 unplaced genomic scaffold, sMobBir1.hap1 scaffold_3095, whole genome shotgun sequence:
ATGCAGACATTATGACAAGTTGAAACGCTGAGAGTTTATTCAATTTGCACAACCTCATTCTACAATCCAACTGGTTTATATACAGAGTGCAACCCAACCCAGACAGAGAAATCCCAGAAACCCAGTGGAAAAAATATAGACATGGACAGGGTGGAGCTCAGACCCTGGGGAGACTCGGCTCCACCCTCAACGGGgtaaggggggggggaggcacaACAGGCAAattgggggaggagggaggattgGGTGAGGGAACGGGGAGAGGATAGGGAGTGAAGGGCGGGAGAGGACAAGGGGAGATGTGGGTGGGGCAGGAACAATTAATGCCCACAAAGATGCCCTCAGTCCCGTGGCACAGGGAGATTCCAAAGTCCCACCCACAAGGGAGAGAGACACTTACATCTTCACCAGCAAACCCAGGAATTATCTCTACACACCCACCCCCCCATCTCTGCCCCACCCCATGGACATCTCTCCAAAGAGATCCCGTCTCCTGTCGTCAAGATCCTCTATGCCGGCAGACTCAACTTCTTCCCTTGGAGTACTgcaaaggaggaggggaggggtgtgggacggaaggaggggagggggagggaagagggagaggggagggggaggggagaaggggagggagaggggaggggagggaagaggaaggaagaaggggagggaagggggtgaaggaggagaggggagaagggggagggggagggtagagaggggaagagagtggggagagaggggggagagaggggaacagaggggaagagagagagagggggggggagatggaAATGAGACGTCAGTGTTTAGCTGAGTGATCTGTGCCTTTGTGATAGGAAACCTCCAAACCCATTCGAGAGAATCCGAAATCAGAGTCTCGTTGCAGAGCAATGGAGAGATCTCCTCCCAGAGTTTGAGGGAGATATGGAGCAAGGGGAGTAATGATGGAGTACAGCATAAGGGGAGGCTCCCAATTGTGAACAATCTTTCATGTGAAGGGCTCCCCGTTGAGGGAAGTGCCCCACTGGGAGAGATCCCTCACCAGGAGAGATCCCTCACCCAGGGAGATCCCCCACTGAGAGAGATCCCTCACCCATGCAGGTCCCCCACTGTGAGAGATCCCTCACCTGAGAAGGTTCCACACTGTGAGAGATCCCTCACCCGGGCAGGTCCCCCATTGGGAGAGATCCCTCACCTGGGGAGGTCCCCCACTGGGAGAGATCCCTCACCCGTGCAAGTCCCCCACTGTGAGAGATCCTTCACCTGAGGAGGTTCCACACTGTGAGAGATCCCTCACCCGGGCAGGTCCCCCACTGGGAGAGATCCCTCACCCGTGCAGGTCCCCCACTGGGAGAGATCCCTCACCTGAGGAGGTTCCACACTGTGAGAGATCCCTCACCCAGGCAGGTCCCCCACTGGGAGAGATCCCTCACCTGGGGAGGTTCCACACTGTGAGAGATCCCTCACCCAGGCAGGTCCCCCACTGGGAGAGATCCCTCACCCAGGGAGGTCCCCCACTGGGAGAGATCCCTCACCCAGGCAGGTCCCCCACTGTGAGAGATCCCTCACCCAGGCAGGTCCCCCACTGTGAGAGATCCCTCACCTGAGGAGGTTCCACACTGGGAGAGATCCCTCACCCATGCAGGTCCCCCACTGGGAGAGATCCCTCATCCCGTGAGCTCCTGAACTGCAGCTGATCCATTGCTCCACAAGTTCTCCCAATGTATGAGGTCCCTCATTATGAGAGATCCCTCACCCGGGCAGGTTCCCCACTGGGAGAGATCCCTCACCCGTGCAGGTCCTCCACTGTGAGAGATCCCTCACCTGAGGAGGTTCCACACTGTGAGAGATCCCTCACCTGGGCAGGTCCCCCACTGTGAGAGATTCCTCACCCGTGCAGGTCCCCCACTGTGAGAGATCCCTCACCTGAGGAGGTCCCCCACTGTGAGAGATCCCTCACCTGAGGAGGTTCCACACTGTGAGAGATCCCTCACCCAGGCAGGTCCCCCATTGGGAGAGATCCCTCACCTGGGGAGGTCCCCCACTGGGAGAGATCCCTCACCCAGGCAGGTCCCCCACTGGGAGAGATCCCTCATCCCGTGAGCTCCTGAACTGCAGCTGATCCATTGCTCCACAAGTTCTCCCAATGCACGAGATCCCCCATTGTGAGAGATCCCTCACCTCAAAATCTGGCCCATCATGGGAAATTCCCTGCTACAAGAGCTCCCCCAGCACAGGAGCTCCCTCACACCACAAGCTGGCCCACAGTGGGAGATCCCTCATTGCATGAACTCCCCCACACAAGAGATTCCTTACGCCACAGCGCAAGAGACCGATCCCCCTGCGAGCTGCCCCTCACCCACAGGCTGACCCCTCACCTGTGGGGCCCCTCACCCATGGGCTGACCCCTCACCCGCGGGACCCCTCACCCACGGGCTGATCCATCACCCGTTGGGCCCCTCACCCACAGGCTGACCCCTCACCCACGGGCTGACCCCTCATCCACAGGGCCCCTCACCTGTGGGGCCCCTCACCCACGGGCTGACCCCTCACCCACGGAACCCCTCACCCACGGGCTGACCCCTCACTCGCGGGCTGACCCCTCACCTGCTGGCTGACCCCTCACCCACAGGCTGACCCCTCACCCACGGGCTGACCCCTCATCCACAGGGCCCCTCACCTGTGGGGCCCCTCACCCACGGAACCCCTCACCCACGGGCTGACCCCTCACTCGCGGGCTGACCCCTCACCCACAGGCTGACCCCTCACCCACGGGCTGATCCCTCACCCGCGAGCTGATCCCTCACCTGCGGGCTGACCCCTCACCCGTGGGCTGACCTCTCACCCGCTGGCTGACCCCTCACCCACGGGCTGACCCCTCACTCACGGGACCCCTCACCCACAGGCTGACCTCTCACCCACGGACTGACCCCTCACCCACGGACTGACCTCTCACCCACAGGCTGACCCCTCACCCACGGGCTGATCCCTCACCCGCGAGCTGATCCCTCACCTGCGGGCTGACCCCTCACCCGTGGGCTGACCTCTCACCCGCTGGCTGACCCCTCACCCACGGGACCCCTCACCCACAGGCTGACCTCTCACCCACGGACTGACCCCTCACCCACGGACTGACCTCTCACCCAGGGGCTGACCCCTCACCCACGGACTGATCCCTCACCCACGGGACCCCTCACCCACAGGCTGACCTCTCACCCACGGACTGACCCCTCACCCACGGACTGACCTCTCACCCATGGGCTGACCCCTCACCCACGGGACCCCTCACCCACAGGCTGACCTCTCACCCACGGACTGACCCCTCACCCACGGACTGATCCCTCACCCACGGGACCCCCTCACCCACGGGACCCTCTCACCCACGGGCTGACCCCTCACCCACGGGCTGACCCCTCACCCACGAGGCGGGACCTACCTTTGGTGATGTACAAGTAAAAGAAGTCACAGTAGAGGACGGTCTGGACGATGCCGGCAACGATGACGATCAGGTCGAAGAAGGCCTCAGAGTAGAAGCGCCATATCCAGTTGAGGAGGTAGAGACCACGATACAGGCCCAAGGCGAAGAGGTAGTGGCTGGTGATGGTCTCCGCCTCGCCCGTCTTACTCACCATGAACAGCTGCGGCAAGATGGCCACCGACTCCAGGTAGATCGAGAAGGTCCACATGATCTGCCAAGGCCAGGGGGGGACAGGTCAACATCTGGGGAGCCGAGAGGGACAACCCCTGCAGAATGGAGAAGGGAAGCATCTGGCAATGGGGAGTATCGACATCTGGGTAGCGGAGTGGGGAAACGTCCGGGGAATGAAGAGCCACAGCGTCCTCAGGACTGTACCTGGGGGTTGGTGGGTGACTGTACCTGGGGGTTGGAGGGTGACAGCGTCCGGGGGTTGGAGGGTGACTGTACCTGGGGGTTGGTGGGCAACTGTACCTGGGAGTTGGTGGACGACTGTACCTGGGGGTCGGTGGGTGACAGTGTCCAGGGGTTGGTGGGCAACTCCACCTGGGGATTGGAGGGTGACTGTACCTGGGAGCTGGTGGGCGACTGTACCTGGGGGTTGGAGGGTGACAGTGTCCAGGGGTTGGTGGGCAACTGTACCTGGGGGTTGGTGGGCGACTGTACCTGGGGGTTGGTGGGCGACTGTGTCCAGGGGTTGGTGGGCGACTGCACCTGGGGGCTGGTGGGCGACTGTACCTGGGGATTGGAGGGTGACAGCGTCCGGGGGTTGGTGGGCGACTGTACCTGGGAGTTGGTGGGCGACCGTACCTGGGGGTTGGAGGGTGACAGTGTCCAGGGGTTGGTGGGCGACTGTACCTGGGGGCTGGTGGGTGACAGTGTGCAGGGGTTGGTGGGCAACTGTACCTGGGAGTTGGTGGGTGACCGTACCTGGGGGTTGGAGGGTGACAGCGTCCGGGGGTTGGTGGGCGACTGTACCTGGGGTTTGGTGGGTGACAGTGTCCAGGGGTTGGTGGGTGACTGTACCTGGGGTTTGGTGGGTGACTGTGTCCAGGGGTTGATGGGCAACTGTACTGGAGGTTAGAGGGTGACTGTACCTGGGGGTTGGTGGGTGACAGTGTCCAGGGGTTGGTGGGCAACTGTACCTGGGGGTTAGAGGGTGACTGTACCTGGGGGTTGGTGAGTGACTGTACCTGGGGGTTGGTGGGTGACAGTGTCCAAGGGTTGGTGGGCGACTGTACCTGGGGGTTGGAGGGTGACAGCGTCCGGGGGTTGGTGGGCGACTGTACGTGGGGGTTGGAGGGTGACAGCGTCTGGGTGTTGGTGGGTGACTGTACCTGGGAGTTGGTGGGCGACTGTACCTGGGGGCTGGTGGGTGACAGTGTGCAGGGGTTGGTGGGCAACTGTACCTGGGAGTTGGTGGGTGACCGTACCTGGGGGTTGGAGGGTGACAGCATCCGGGGGTTGGTGGGCGACTGTACCTGGGGTTTGGTGGGTGACAGTGTCCAGGGGTTGGTGGGTGACTGTACCTGGGGTTTGGTGGGTGACTGTGTCCAGGGGTTGATGGGCAACTGTACTGGAGGTTAGAGGGTGACTGTACCTGGGGGTTGGTGGGCGACTGTACCTGGGAGTTGGTGGGCGACTGTACCTGGGGGTTGGTGGGTGACAGTGTCCAGGGGTTGGTGGGCGACTGTACCTGGGTGTTGGTGGGCGACTGTACCTGGGTGTTGGAGGGTGACTGTACCTGGGGGTTGGTAGGCGATTGTACCTGGGGGTTGGTGGGCGACTGTACCTGGGGGTTGGTGGGCGACTGTACCTGGGGTTTGGTGGGTGACAGTGTCCAGGGGTTGGTGGGTGACCATACCTGGGGTTTGGAGGGTGACTCTACCTGAGGGTCGGAGGGTGACTGTACCTGAGGGTCGGAGGGTGACTGTACCTGGGGTTTGGAGGGTGACTGTACCTGAGGGTCGGAGGTTGACTGTACCTGGGGTTTGGAGGGTGACTCTACCTGAGGGTCGGAGGGTGACTGTACCTGGGGTTTGGAGGGTGACTCTACCCGAGGGTCAGAGGGTGACTGTACCTGAGGGTCGGAGGGTGACTGTACCTGGGGTTTGGAGGGTGACTGTACCTGAGGGTCGGAGGTTGACTGTACCTGGGGTTTGGAGGGTGACTCTACCTGAGGGTCGGAGGTTGACTGTACCTGGGGTTTGGAGGGTGACTCTACCTGAGGGTTGGAGGGTGACTGTACCTGAGGGTCGGAGGGTGACTGTACCTGAGGGTCGGAGGGTGACTGTACCTGGGGTTTGGAGGGTGACTCTACCTGAGGGTTGGAGGGTGACTGTACCTGAGGGTCGGAGGGTGACTGTACCTGAGGGTCGGAGGGTGACTGTACCTGGGGTTTGGAGGGTGACTGTACCTGAGGGTCGGAGGTTGACTGTACCTGGGGTTTGGAGGGTGACTCTACCTGAGGGTCGGAGGGTGACTGCACCTGGGGGTTGGAGTGCGACAGCGTCTGGGGGTTGGAGGGCGACTGTGCCTGGGGGTTGGAGGGTGACAGCGTCTGGGGGTTGGAGGGTGACAGCGTCTGGGGGTTGGAGATTAACAGTGTCCCCGGGGCTGAGAGTGACAACTTCTATTCATAGACAGCAGCAATATCTTACAAACAGAAAGGGGAAACATCTGGGGATGGAGTGCGTCAGCATCTGTCAGAGTTGATCACGTCAACATCTGTCCGGGTTCTCCACAGAGCATGGGTTCGGAGGTTAGCACTCAGGTCTAAGAGTATGTACACGTTCCTTAATAGTAAAGCATTCGTACCTCAAGAGGACTGAAGTCATGGTTGACAAGAAAGGCCAAAATGGCAGTAGGAACCAGCAGAAATTCCACCCGAAACGTGTCATGGTTTCCATCATAAGTGGCTTTAAACTTGGAGTAAATCAACCACACTGTTCCATAGGAGCAGCTGATATAGACAAGCTGAAATAGAAACagccctgggtcagacacagcatCCCTTCACACAGAGTGAAAgttcccccacaccatcccagaGCAGCAACTGGCATCATGGCTGAgagaagatcatagctgggagcttcaAGTCCAAGGACACACACTGCGTCGGAAGGATGAGTGggtggcgttgctctgttggtaaaaatatgaaagcaaatctTTGGAAAAGggagatataggatcagaaggtggatagagctaaggaactgaaagggtaaaaagaccttgacgggaattatatacagaccccgactcaatagtaaggatgtggtctacaggtTACTAAgagagacagaaaatgcatgccaaaagggcaatatcacaacagtcatgggggatttcaatacgtagggagattgggaaaatcaggttggtgcttgattccaagagggggagtttctagattgcctatgagatggctttttagagcagtttatggttgagcccactaggggatcagctattctggattgggagtTGTGTAAGGAACCAAAATTGATCAGAGAGcctaaagtaaaagaacccttcgggGACAATGAttataacatgattgaattcactctgaattttgagaaggggaagctaaagtcagatatatcagtattatagtggagcaaagggaattacagaggcatgagagaggagttggccagaaatgattggaaaagaacactggcagggatgatggcacagcagcaatggctggaatttctggaagcagttcgGAAAGgacagaatatatacatcccaaagaggttGAAGTATACTAATGGAAAGAAGACACAACCGCGACTAACAagcgaagtcaaagccaacatacaagccaaagagagggcatataatagagcaaaaattagtggcaagttagaggatttgggaagctttcaaataccaacggaaggcaactaaaaagttattaggaagtaaactagccaataatattagagaGAATACCaatagtttcttcagatacatgaagtgtaaaggagaggtgagagtggatatcggtccaccaga
This window encodes:
- the LOC140192927 gene encoding ER lumen protein-retaining receptor 1, encoding ISGKSQFLFAAVFTTRYLDLFTNFISFYNTCMKLVYISCSYGTVWLIYSKFKATYDGNHDTFRVEFLLVPTAILAFLVNHDFSPLEIMWTFSIYLESVAILPQLFMVSKTGEAETITSHYLFALGLYRGLYLLNWIWRFYSEAFFDLIVIVAGIVQTVLYCDFFYLYITKVLQGKKLSLPA